A single region of the Tepidisphaeraceae bacterium genome encodes:
- a CDS encoding sodium-translocating pyrophosphatase, with translation MQVATLSRRAVPLVVVASSLLVPSIAAASEADLHIPAELSDANAVDFFGLSGHTLLLAGMFIPLLGLLFGLMICAQLKRMPAHRTMLEVSELIYETCKTYLFTQGRFLMGLWALMTIAVVAYFGFLAEYPTGVILDGVAQMTAGYPMGSVAMIVAFSLIGMAGSTAVAWFGIRVNTFANSRTAHASLRGYGYPCYAIPLKAGMSIGMVLISVELFLMLCILLFVPPNLAGACFIGFAIGESLGAAALRVAGGIFTKIADIGADLMKIVFKIKEDDARNPGVIADCVGDNAGDSVGPSADGFETYGVTGVALIAFILLAIASPVVQVQLLVWIFAMRLLMVITSGLAYFVNEAIAKSRFANVRSFNYEVPLTTLVWIASILSIAATYIASYFLIHEITMRDGTVNTDLWWLLATIITCGTLAGAIIPEVTKVFTSVHSRHVREVVTASREGGASLNILSGLSSGNFSAFWVGGITIGGLMAIAYGISQIGGRDTGLASIMPAEAIFAFGLVAFGFLGMGPVTIAVDSYGPVTDNAQSVYELSLIEEQPNIRTDLQQNFGIADADFVAAKTLLEENDGAGNTFKATAKPVLIGTAVVGATTMIFSLIMILTDGLTVTENIAKLSILHAPFLLGIIMGAAVVMWFSGASCQAVITGAYRAVEYIKRTMKLDGETKASTEDSKKVVEICTIYAQKGMINIFVTIFFMTLATAFIEEYFFIGFLIGLAIVGLFQAIFMANAGGAWDNAKKIVETELRAKGTPLHDASIVGDTVGDPFKDTSSVALNPIIKFSTLFGLLAVELALQLSKDGHADLRHILAVAFFAVALIFVYRSFYGMRIQSVADEVG, from the coding sequence ATGCAGGTAGCAACCCTTTCCAGGCGGGCCGTACCGCTTGTCGTTGTTGCGTCGTCGCTGCTCGTTCCGTCCATCGCAGCTGCCAGTGAGGCAGACCTTCACATCCCAGCCGAATTAAGCGATGCCAACGCCGTGGATTTCTTCGGCCTTAGCGGTCACACACTGCTCCTGGCGGGCATGTTCATCCCGCTGCTTGGGCTGCTGTTTGGCTTGATGATCTGCGCGCAGCTGAAGCGCATGCCCGCGCACCGCACGATGCTGGAGGTGTCGGAGCTAATCTACGAGACGTGCAAAACGTACCTGTTCACCCAGGGCCGGTTCCTGATGGGGCTGTGGGCGCTGATGACGATCGCGGTGGTCGCTTACTTCGGTTTTCTCGCCGAGTACCCGACTGGCGTGATCCTGGATGGTGTGGCGCAGATGACCGCGGGCTACCCAATGGGCAGCGTGGCGATGATCGTCGCGTTCAGCCTGATCGGCATGGCCGGTTCGACCGCGGTCGCGTGGTTCGGCATTCGCGTTAATACGTTCGCCAACAGCCGCACCGCGCATGCGTCGCTCCGCGGGTACGGGTATCCGTGCTACGCGATCCCGCTGAAGGCCGGCATGTCGATCGGCATGGTGCTGATCAGCGTCGAGCTGTTCCTGATGCTCTGCATCCTGCTGTTCGTGCCACCGAACCTTGCCGGCGCCTGCTTCATCGGCTTTGCGATCGGTGAATCGCTCGGCGCCGCGGCGCTGCGCGTGGCCGGCGGCATCTTTACGAAGATCGCCGACATCGGCGCCGACCTGATGAAGATCGTCTTCAAGATCAAGGAGGACGACGCCCGCAACCCCGGCGTGATCGCCGACTGCGTGGGCGACAACGCGGGCGACTCGGTCGGCCCATCGGCCGACGGGTTCGAAACGTACGGTGTGACCGGCGTGGCGCTGATCGCATTCATCCTGCTGGCGATCGCCAGCCCGGTGGTTCAGGTGCAGTTGCTCGTCTGGATCTTCGCGATGCGCCTGCTGATGGTCATCACGTCGGGGCTGGCCTACTTCGTCAACGAGGCCATCGCCAAGTCGCGCTTCGCCAACGTGCGCAGTTTCAACTACGAGGTGCCGCTGACGACGCTGGTGTGGATCGCCTCGATCCTGTCGATCGCGGCGACGTACATCGCTTCGTACTTTTTGATCCACGAGATCACGATGCGCGATGGCACCGTCAATACCGACCTGTGGTGGCTGCTGGCGACGATCATCACCTGCGGCACGCTGGCCGGGGCGATTATCCCTGAGGTGACGAAGGTCTTCACGTCCGTCCACTCGCGGCACGTGCGGGAAGTGGTGACGGCATCGCGGGAGGGTGGGGCGTCGCTCAACATTCTGTCGGGGCTGTCATCGGGCAACTTCAGCGCGTTCTGGGTGGGGGGCATCACGATTGGCGGGTTGATGGCGATCGCGTACGGCATCAGCCAGATCGGTGGCAGAGACACAGGGTTGGCGTCGATCATGCCGGCCGAGGCGATCTTTGCGTTTGGCCTGGTGGCGTTTGGCTTCCTGGGCATGGGGCCGGTCACGATCGCGGTCGACAGTTACGGCCCGGTGACCGACAACGCCCAAAGCGTCTACGAACTTTCGCTGATTGAGGAACAGCCGAACATCCGGACCGACCTGCAGCAGAACTTCGGCATCGCCGATGCCGACTTCGTCGCCGCCAAGACGCTGCTGGAAGAGAACGACGGTGCCGGCAACACGTTCAAGGCCACCGCAAAACCCGTGCTCATCGGCACCGCCGTCGTGGGCGCCACGACGATGATCTTCTCGCTCATCATGATCCTGACCGACGGCCTGACGGTCACCGAGAACATCGCCAAGCTGTCGATCCTGCACGCGCCGTTCCTGCTGGGCATCATCATGGGGGCCGCGGTCGTGATGTGGTTCAGCGGCGCCAGCTGTCAGGCGGTCATCACCGGCGCGTACCGCGCCGTCGAGTACATCAAGCGCACGATGAAACTCGATGGCGAGACGAAGGCCAGCACCGAAGACTCCAAGAAGGTCGTTGAAATCTGTACTATTTATGCCCAAAAAGGGATGATTAACATCTTCGTTACCATATTTTTCATGACGCTGGCGACCGCGTTCATCGAGGAATACTTCTTCATCGGCTTCCTGATCGGACTGGCGATCGTCGGCCTGTTTCAGGCGATCTTCATGGCCAACGCCGGTGGCGCGTGGGACAACGCCAAGAAGATCGTCGAGACCGAACTGCGGGCCAAGGGCACGCCGTTGCATGATGCCTCGATCGTCGGCGACACGGTCGGCGACCCGTTCAAGGACACCAGCTCGGTCGCGCTCAACCCAATCATCAAGTTCAGCACGCTCTTCGGTTTGCTCGCGGTGGAACTGGCGCTGCAGCTCAGCAAAGATGGGCACGCTGACCTGCGGCACATCCTCGCGGTTGCGTTCTTCGCTGTGGCGTTGATCTTCGTCTACCGCTCGTTCTACGGGATGCGAATCCAGAGCGTCGCCGACGAGGTTGGCTGA